A stretch of Mycobacterium sp. ITM-2016-00316 DNA encodes these proteins:
- a CDS encoding TIGR03086 family metal-binding protein — protein sequence MRITSAGIAASHRTAVLHSVAVVEAVTASDLDRPTPCAGWTVADLLAHMTVQHRGFAASVRGRGADARIWDPETVSAQVRVDPAGSYAAAARDVLDAFSADGIDDAVCALPEFGPDATVPGAIAMAMHFVDYVVHSWDVAAALGLPFQLPDAVVAAALPIVLGIPDDRSREAANSPFGHAVEDAGTTDLGRLLAHLGRRPDWSAQENSTVTGA from the coding sequence ATGCGTATCACTTCTGCCGGTATCGCGGCCTCCCACCGAACCGCCGTCCTGCACTCCGTTGCCGTCGTCGAGGCCGTCACCGCATCCGACCTGGATCGGCCGACACCGTGCGCGGGGTGGACGGTGGCCGACCTGCTCGCGCACATGACCGTTCAGCACCGCGGGTTCGCCGCGTCGGTACGGGGCCGCGGCGCCGACGCCCGAATCTGGGATCCCGAGACGGTCAGCGCGCAGGTGCGGGTCGACCCGGCGGGCAGTTACGCTGCCGCCGCCCGCGATGTGCTCGACGCCTTCAGCGCGGACGGAATCGATGACGCCGTCTGCGCCCTGCCCGAATTCGGTCCGGACGCAACAGTTCCCGGCGCGATCGCGATGGCCATGCATTTCGTGGACTATGTCGTGCACAGCTGGGACGTCGCCGCCGCCCTGGGCCTGCCGTTCCAGCTGCCCGACGCGGTGGTCGCCGCGGCGCTGCCGATCGTGCTGGGCATCCCTGATGACAGGTCCCGAGAGGCCGCGAACTCACCGTTCGGGCACGCCGTCGAGGACGCCGGCACAACGGATCTCGGCCGGCTACTGGCGCACCTGGGCAGGCGGCCGGACTGGTCGGCTCAGGAGAACTCGACCGTCACCGGGGCGTGA
- a CDS encoding bifunctional o-acetylhomoserine/o-acetylserine sulfhydrylase — MSTPQDPTTWSFETKQVHAGQTPDTATNARALPIYQTTSYTFRDTDHAAALFGLAEPGNIYTRIMNPTTDVIEQRVAALEGGVAALFLSSGQAAETFAILNLAGAGDHIVSSPRLYGGTYNLFHYTLPKLGIEVSFVENPDDLESWRTAIRPNTKAFFAETISNPQIDILDIPGVSGVAHEQGIPLIVDNTIATPYLIQPIAHGADIVVHSATKYLGGHGTAIAGVIVDSGTFDWTQGRHPGFTEPDPSYHGVVFSELGPPAYALKARVQLLRDLGSALAPFNAFLIAQGLETLSLRIERHVANAQRVAEYLSGREDVISVNYAGLPTSPWYELGRTIAPKGTGAVLAFELAGGIEAGKAFVNALTLHSHVANIGDVRSLVIHPASTTHQQLTAEEQLTTGVTPGLVRLAVGIEGIDDILADLDRGFAAAQAFSGAGQSVASV; from the coding sequence GTGAGCACGCCACAAGATCCCACCACCTGGTCTTTCGAGACCAAGCAGGTACATGCCGGCCAGACCCCCGACACGGCGACCAACGCCCGGGCCCTGCCGATCTACCAGACCACGTCCTACACGTTCCGCGACACCGACCACGCGGCCGCGCTGTTCGGACTGGCCGAGCCCGGCAACATCTACACCCGGATCATGAATCCGACCACCGATGTCATCGAGCAGCGGGTGGCGGCCCTCGAAGGCGGTGTCGCGGCGCTGTTCCTGTCCTCCGGGCAGGCCGCCGAGACGTTCGCGATCCTGAACCTGGCCGGCGCCGGGGATCACATCGTGTCGAGCCCGCGGCTCTACGGCGGCACGTACAACCTGTTCCACTACACGCTGCCCAAGCTCGGTATCGAGGTCAGCTTCGTGGAGAATCCCGATGACCTGGAGTCCTGGCGCACCGCGATCCGGCCCAACACCAAGGCATTCTTCGCCGAGACCATCTCCAACCCCCAGATCGACATCCTCGACATCCCCGGCGTCTCGGGCGTGGCCCACGAGCAGGGCATACCGCTGATCGTCGACAACACCATCGCCACCCCGTACCTGATCCAGCCGATCGCCCACGGTGCCGACATCGTGGTGCACTCCGCGACCAAGTACCTCGGCGGTCACGGCACCGCGATCGCGGGCGTCATCGTCGACAGCGGCACCTTCGACTGGACCCAGGGCCGTCACCCCGGTTTCACCGAGCCGGACCCCAGCTATCACGGGGTGGTGTTCTCCGAGCTCGGCCCGCCCGCGTATGCGCTCAAGGCGCGTGTGCAGCTGCTGCGCGATCTGGGATCGGCGCTGGCACCGTTCAATGCCTTCCTCATCGCCCAGGGCCTGGAGACGTTGTCGTTGCGCATCGAACGGCATGTCGCCAACGCCCAGCGGGTGGCCGAATACCTGTCCGGGCGCGAGGACGTCATCTCGGTGAACTACGCCGGCCTGCCCACCTCACCCTGGTATGAGCTGGGCCGCACAATTGCCCCCAAGGGCACCGGCGCGGTGCTGGCCTTCGAACTGGCCGGGGGCATCGAAGCCGGGAAGGCCTTCGTCAACGCGCTGACCCTGCACAGCCATGTCGCCAATATCGGCGATGTGCGGTCGCTGGTCATCCACCCGGCCTCCACCACCCATCAGCAGCTGACCGCTGAGGAGCAGCTCACCACCGGCGTCACGCCCGGGCTGGTGCGCCTCGCGGTGGGCATCGAGGGGATCGACGACATCCTGGCCGACCTGGACCGGGGGTTCGCCGCGGCCCAGGCCTTCTCCGGTGCCGGCCAGAGTGTCGCGTCGGTGTGA
- a CDS encoding DUF3017 domain-containing protein, with protein MTAKEFARKVFAGQWPILLVGLILLAALGLVIAGYWRRGALVIGIAVGVAAALRLALSDDRAGLLVIRSRTIDFVTTATVSATMLYIAWTIDPLGTS; from the coding sequence GTGACCGCAAAGGAGTTCGCCCGCAAGGTCTTTGCCGGCCAGTGGCCGATCCTGCTGGTCGGCCTGATACTCCTGGCCGCACTGGGGCTGGTGATCGCCGGGTACTGGCGCCGCGGCGCGCTCGTCATCGGGATCGCCGTCGGGGTGGCGGCAGCTCTGCGGCTGGCGCTCTCCGACGACCGCGCCGGTCTGCTGGTGATCCGTTCCCGCACCATCGATTTTGTGACCACCGCGACCGTCAGCGCGACGATGCTCTACATTGCCTGGACCATCGACCCGCTGGGGACGTCCTGA
- a CDS encoding class I SAM-dependent methyltransferase yields MSPSNKQGSLSFGEEAAAYERGRPSYPPEAIDWLLPTGAQRVLDLGAGTGKLTVRLVERGLDVMAVDPIPEMLEVLSHSLPQTPALLGTAEEIPLPDNSVDSVLVAQAWHWFDPKRAAQEIARVLRPGGRLGLVWNTRDERMGWVKDLGAIIGHEHDPLSDEVTLSTPFTDVERNRVEWTSYLTPQALIDLVASRSYCITSPTEVRTRTLEKVRELLATHPALANSTGLALPYITVGIRATLP; encoded by the coding sequence GTGAGCCCGTCGAACAAGCAGGGATCCCTGTCGTTCGGCGAGGAGGCCGCCGCCTACGAACGCGGGAGGCCGTCCTACCCGCCGGAGGCCATCGACTGGCTGTTGCCGACCGGCGCGCAACGGGTGCTGGACCTCGGCGCGGGGACCGGCAAGCTGACCGTGCGGCTCGTCGAGCGCGGCCTGGACGTGATGGCCGTGGACCCGATTCCCGAGATGCTGGAAGTCCTCAGCCACTCTCTGCCGCAGACCCCGGCGCTGCTGGGTACGGCCGAAGAGATTCCGTTGCCGGACAACAGCGTTGATTCCGTGCTGGTGGCCCAGGCCTGGCACTGGTTCGACCCGAAACGCGCCGCACAGGAGATCGCCCGGGTGCTACGCCCCGGTGGCCGACTCGGGCTGGTGTGGAACACCCGCGACGAACGGATGGGCTGGGTCAAGGATCTCGGCGCCATCATCGGGCACGAGCACGATCCGCTCAGCGACGAGGTGACGCTGAGTACGCCGTTCACCGATGTGGAACGCAATCGGGTGGAGTGGACCAGCTACCTGACCCCGCAGGCGCTCATCGATCTGGTGGCGTCCCGCAGCTACTGCATCACCTCGCCCACCGAGGTGCGCACCCGCACCCTGGAGAAGGTCCGCGAACTGCTGGCCACCCATCCGGCGCTGGCCAACAGCACCGGTTTGGCGCTGCCCTACATCACGGTCGGAATCCGGGCGACGCTGCCATGA
- a CDS encoding NADP-dependent isocitrate dehydrogenase → MSAEHPTIIYTLTDEAPLLATYAFLPIIRTFADAAGIDIKTSDISVAARILAEFSDRLTDEQKVPDNLAELGALTQDPAANIIKLPNISASVPQLLAAIKELKEKGYDLPDFPGDPKTDEEKQIKERYSKILGSAVNPVLREGNSDRRAPKAVKEYARKHPHSMGTWSQASRTHVATMKDGDFYHGEKSLTVDKDRKVKMVLETSAGETVLKPEVKLDAGDVIDSMYMSKKALIEFYEEQIEDAYKTGVMFSLHVKATMMKVSHPIVFGHAVKVFYKDAFAKHEKLFDELGVNVNNGLSDLYGKIESLPASQREEIINDLHACHEHRPELAMVDSAKGISNFHSPSDVIVDASMPAMIRLGGKMYGADGRTKDTKAVNPESTFSRMYQEMINFCKTHGQFDPTTMGTVPNVGLMAQKAEEYGSHDKTFEIAEAGVAKIVDIDSGEVLLSQEVEEGDIWRMPIVKDAAIRDWVKLAVNRARQSGMTTVFWLDDERPHENELRKKVKEYLKDEDTEGLDITILPQVWAMRYTLERVIRGQDTIAATGNILRDYLTDLFPILELGTSAKMLSVVPLMAGGGLYETGAGGSAPKHVSQLVEENHLRWDSLGEFLAIGASLEDLGSKTDNAKAKLLGETLDTAVGKLLNENKNPSRKAGELDNRGSQFYLSMYWAQALAEQTEDKGLAEHFAPLAKALAEKEDAIIAELNEVQGGHADIGGYYYPDPEKLAAVMRPSKTFNAALESAKS, encoded by the coding sequence ATGAGCGCCGAGCATCCGACCATCATCTACACGTTGACCGACGAGGCGCCGCTGCTGGCGACCTATGCCTTCCTGCCGATCATCCGGACCTTCGCCGACGCCGCCGGGATCGACATCAAGACCAGCGACATCTCCGTGGCGGCGCGCATCCTCGCCGAGTTCAGTGACCGCCTGACCGATGAGCAGAAGGTGCCGGACAACCTCGCCGAGCTCGGTGCGCTGACCCAGGATCCGGCCGCCAACATCATCAAGCTGCCCAACATCAGTGCCTCGGTGCCCCAGTTGCTGGCCGCCATCAAGGAACTCAAGGAAAAGGGGTACGACCTCCCCGACTTCCCCGGTGACCCGAAGACCGACGAAGAAAAGCAGATCAAGGAGCGGTACTCCAAGATCCTCGGCAGCGCGGTCAACCCGGTGCTGCGCGAGGGCAACTCCGACCGCCGCGCCCCCAAGGCCGTCAAGGAGTACGCCCGCAAGCATCCGCACAGCATGGGCACGTGGTCGCAGGCGTCGCGCACCCACGTGGCGACCATGAAGGACGGCGACTTCTACCACGGCGAGAAGTCGCTGACGGTGGACAAGGACCGCAAGGTCAAGATGGTGCTGGAGACCTCGGCGGGCGAAACCGTGCTCAAGCCCGAGGTGAAGCTCGACGCCGGCGATGTGATCGACAGCATGTACATGAGCAAGAAGGCGCTCATCGAGTTCTACGAGGAGCAGATCGAGGACGCCTACAAGACGGGCGTGATGTTCTCGCTGCACGTCAAGGCGACCATGATGAAAGTCAGCCACCCCATCGTGTTCGGCCACGCGGTGAAGGTGTTCTACAAGGACGCGTTCGCCAAGCACGAGAAGCTGTTCGACGAGCTGGGCGTGAACGTCAACAACGGTCTTTCGGATCTCTACGGCAAGATCGAGTCGCTGCCGGCCTCGCAGCGTGAAGAGATCATCAACGACCTGCACGCCTGTCACGAGCATCGCCCCGAACTGGCGATGGTCGATTCGGCGAAGGGCATCTCCAACTTCCATTCGCCGTCCGACGTCATCGTTGATGCGTCGATGCCCGCGATGATCCGCCTCGGCGGCAAGATGTACGGCGCCGACGGACGCACCAAGGACACCAAGGCGGTGAACCCGGAGTCGACCTTCTCGCGGATGTATCAGGAGATGATCAACTTCTGCAAGACGCACGGCCAGTTCGATCCCACCACCATGGGTACCGTGCCGAACGTCGGACTGATGGCGCAGAAGGCCGAGGAATACGGCAGCCACGACAAGACCTTTGAGATCGCCGAGGCCGGTGTCGCCAAGATCGTCGACATCGATTCCGGTGAGGTGCTGCTGAGCCAGGAGGTCGAAGAAGGCGATATCTGGCGTATGCCGATCGTCAAGGACGCTGCGATCCGCGACTGGGTGAAGCTTGCGGTCAACCGCGCCCGGCAGTCCGGCATGACGACGGTGTTCTGGCTCGACGACGAGCGCCCGCACGAGAACGAGCTGCGCAAGAAGGTCAAGGAGTACCTCAAGGACGAGGACACCGAGGGCCTGGACATCACGATCCTGCCGCAGGTGTGGGCCATGCGGTACACGCTGGAGCGGGTGATCCGCGGGCAGGACACCATCGCCGCGACCGGCAACATCCTGCGCGACTACCTCACCGACCTGTTCCCGATCCTGGAGCTGGGCACCAGCGCGAAGATGCTCTCGGTCGTGCCGCTGATGGCCGGTGGCGGACTGTATGAGACCGGAGCCGGCGGCTCGGCGCCCAAGCACGTCAGCCAGCTGGTCGAGGAGAACCACCTGCGCTGGGATTCGCTGGGTGAGTTCCTCGCCATCGGCGCCAGCCTGGAGGATCTCGGCAGCAAGACCGACAATGCCAAGGCCAAGCTGCTCGGTGAGACGCTGGACACCGCGGTCGGAAAGCTGTTGAACGAGAACAAGAATCCGTCGCGCAAGGCCGGCGAACTGGACAACCGGGGCAGCCAGTTCTACCTGTCCATGTACTGGGCGCAGGCGCTGGCCGAGCAGACCGAGGACAAGGGACTCGCCGAGCACTTCGCGCCGCTGGCCAAGGCGCTGGCCGAGAAGGAGGACGCCATCATCGCCGAGCTCAACGAGGTTCAGGGCGGGCACGCCGATATCGGTGGCTACTACTACCCGGACCCCGAGAAGCTCGCCGCGGTCATGCGGCCGTCCAAGACGTTCAACGCCGCGCTGGAGTCCGCCAAGAGCTGA
- a CDS encoding NADH:flavin oxidoreductase: MNIQPGVFTDVFGEAKLGPVTLRNRIIKAATFEASTPNALVTDDLIKYHRLPAAGGVGMTTVAYCAVTPGGRTDGWQLWMRPEALPGLRRLTEAVHTEGAAISAQIGHAGPVANAKTNKAPALAPVRFFNPLSMRFARKATAEDIRAVTAAHANAARLAIDAGFDAVEIHLGHNYLASSFLSPMLNRRTDEFGGSLENRAKVARGLVRAVRDAVDTHGAKKIAVTAKLTMTDGVRGGIPIDESLQTARWLQDDGGLDAIELTAGSSLVNPMYLFHGDAPLKEFAGAFKPPISWGMRMTGKKFLREYPYREAYLLRHARQFRAELSLPLILLGGITNRETMDLAMAEGFEFVAMGRALLAEPDLINRIKADGDAHTVKALCTHCNKCMPTIYSHTHCVVTGAPDTLTV, from the coding sequence ATGAACATCCAGCCCGGAGTGTTCACTGACGTGTTCGGCGAAGCCAAACTCGGTCCGGTGACGCTGCGCAACCGCATCATCAAGGCCGCCACCTTCGAGGCGTCCACGCCGAATGCGCTGGTCACCGATGATCTGATCAAGTACCACCGACTCCCGGCGGCAGGCGGTGTGGGCATGACAACGGTCGCCTACTGTGCCGTCACCCCGGGCGGGCGCACCGACGGCTGGCAGCTGTGGATGCGGCCGGAGGCGCTGCCCGGGCTGCGCCGGCTCACCGAGGCCGTGCACACCGAGGGCGCAGCGATCAGCGCCCAGATCGGCCACGCCGGCCCGGTCGCCAACGCCAAGACCAACAAGGCCCCGGCCCTGGCCCCGGTGCGGTTCTTCAATCCGCTCTCCATGCGGTTCGCCCGCAAGGCCACCGCCGAGGACATCCGCGCGGTCACCGCCGCGCACGCCAACGCCGCACGGCTGGCCATCGACGCCGGATTCGACGCGGTGGAGATCCACCTCGGGCACAACTATCTGGCAAGTTCGTTCCTCAGCCCGATGCTCAACCGGCGCACCGATGAGTTCGGCGGCTCGCTGGAGAATCGTGCCAAGGTCGCGCGCGGGCTGGTGCGGGCGGTGCGCGACGCCGTCGACACGCACGGGGCCAAGAAGATCGCGGTCACCGCCAAGCTGACGATGACCGACGGGGTGCGCGGCGGCATCCCGATCGACGAATCCCTGCAGACCGCCAGGTGGCTGCAAGATGACGGCGGGCTCGACGCCATCGAGCTGACGGCGGGCAGTTCCCTGGTCAACCCGATGTACCTGTTCCACGGTGACGCGCCGCTCAAGGAGTTCGCCGGTGCGTTCAAACCCCCGATCAGCTGGGGCATGCGGATGACCGGCAAGAAGTTCCTGCGCGAATACCCGTACCGGGAGGCCTACCTGCTGCGGCACGCCCGCCAGTTCCGGGCCGAGCTGTCGCTGCCACTGATCCTGCTGGGCGGTATCACCAACCGCGAAACCATGGATCTGGCGATGGCCGAGGGATTCGAGTTCGTCGCGATGGGTCGTGCGCTGCTGGCCGAACCCGACCTGATCAACCGCATCAAGGCCGACGGGGACGCCCACACGGTCAAAGCGCTGTGCACGCACTGCAACAAATGCATGCCGACGATCTACAGCCACACCCATTGCGTGGTCACCGGCGCTCCGGACACGCTCACCGTCTGA
- a CDS encoding DUF4383 domain-containing protein, translating to MAAGGNAPVVQIAAMVIGAVFLVFGVAGFIPGITSDFDELSWAGHHSGALLLGVFAVSILHNVVHLAFGIAGLILARTAASAKAYLLWGGAAYAVLWVYGLAIDHHGPLNVVPVNAADNWLHLGLAVAMIGSGVTLGRLAIQPEQS from the coding sequence ATGGCAGCCGGAGGCAACGCCCCCGTGGTGCAGATCGCCGCCATGGTGATCGGGGCGGTGTTCCTGGTGTTCGGGGTCGCGGGCTTCATCCCGGGTATCACCAGTGACTTCGACGAACTGAGCTGGGCCGGTCACCACTCCGGCGCGCTGCTGCTCGGAGTGTTCGCGGTGTCGATCCTGCACAACGTCGTGCACCTGGCGTTCGGGATCGCCGGCCTGATTCTCGCCCGGACCGCGGCGTCGGCCAAGGCGTATCTGCTCTGGGGCGGCGCCGCATACGCGGTGCTGTGGGTCTACGGGCTGGCGATCGATCACCACGGCCCGCTGAACGTCGTGCCGGTCAATGCTGCCGACAACTGGCTGCACCTCGGTTTGGCGGTCGCCATGATCGGCTCAGGTGTGACGCTGGGGCGCTTGGCGATTCAGCCCGAACAATCCTGA
- a CDS encoding exodeoxyribonuclease III produces MIVTTVNVNGIRAAVKQRSTENLGLLPWLKESAADVVCLQETRADDGQLADALAPALADGWHLAAAEPHVKGRNGVAVLSRTPFDAVRIGPGSEEFAEHGRYIEVDTAGATVASVYLPTGEAETERQREKERFMSAVETRMAALLAQGDDAVLCGDWNIAHTESDIKAWKANVKKAGFLPAERQWLTDLMSTGWVDVVRRLHPDVAGPYSWWSWRGKAFDNDAGWRIDYHLASPGLAARAVSARVERAELYALRWSDHAPVTVEFS; encoded by the coding sequence GTGATCGTCACCACCGTCAACGTCAACGGCATCCGCGCAGCGGTCAAACAGCGATCCACGGAGAACCTCGGCCTGCTGCCGTGGCTGAAGGAAAGCGCCGCCGACGTCGTCTGCCTGCAGGAGACCCGCGCCGATGACGGGCAGCTGGCCGACGCGCTGGCGCCGGCGCTGGCCGACGGCTGGCATCTCGCCGCGGCCGAGCCGCACGTCAAGGGCCGCAACGGTGTTGCCGTACTGTCGCGCACACCCTTCGACGCGGTGCGCATCGGCCCGGGCTCCGAGGAGTTCGCCGAGCACGGCCGCTATATCGAGGTCGACACCGCAGGGGCCACGGTGGCCAGCGTGTACCTGCCCACCGGCGAAGCCGAGACCGAGCGCCAGCGGGAGAAGGAACGTTTCATGTCCGCGGTCGAGACCCGGATGGCCGCGCTGCTCGCGCAGGGCGATGATGCGGTGCTCTGTGGTGACTGGAACATCGCGCACACCGAGAGCGACATCAAGGCGTGGAAGGCCAATGTCAAGAAGGCGGGCTTCCTGCCCGCAGAGCGGCAGTGGCTGACCGATCTGATGTCGACCGGCTGGGTGGACGTGGTGCGCCGGCTGCATCCCGACGTTGCGGGACCATACAGTTGGTGGTCATGGCGCGGTAAGGCTTTCGACAATGACGCGGGCTGGCGGATCGACTACCACCTGGCCAGCCCGGGGCTCGCCGCCCGCGCGGTGTCGGCGCGGGTGGAGCGGGCCGAGTTGTACGCGCTGCGGTGGTCCGATCACGCCCCGGTGACGGTCGAGTTCTCCTGA
- a CDS encoding homoserine O-acetyltransferase gives MTIFDILSDVPTLPAEGELGVVHIGALTLESGVVLDDVSIAVQRWGELNRERDNVVMVLHALTGDSHITGPAGPDHPTPGWWDGVAGPGATIDTDRWCAIATNALGGCRGSTGPSSIAPDGKPWGSRFPAITIRDQVNADLAALAALGITEVAAVIGGSMGGARALEWIVGHPDTVRAGLVLAVGARATADQIGTQSTQVAAIKADPDWNGGDYYDTGRGPAAGLEIARRVAHLTYRGEAELDSRFGNDAQGDEDPTNGGRYAVQSYLEHQGGKLVSRFDAGTYVALTDALSSHDVGRDRGGVEAALAGCPVPVLVAGITSDRLYPLRQQQELADLLPGCAELKVVDSIYGHDGFLVETEAVAPLIRQTLEIASR, from the coding sequence ATGACCATCTTCGACATACTGAGCGACGTGCCGACTCTGCCCGCAGAAGGTGAGCTCGGGGTCGTCCACATCGGCGCCCTGACGCTGGAAAGCGGTGTGGTCCTCGACGATGTATCGATCGCGGTGCAACGCTGGGGCGAGCTGAACCGCGAACGCGACAACGTCGTCATGGTGCTGCACGCACTCACCGGCGATTCGCACATCACCGGCCCGGCGGGCCCCGACCATCCGACACCGGGCTGGTGGGACGGCGTGGCCGGGCCCGGCGCGACGATCGACACCGACCGCTGGTGCGCCATCGCCACCAATGCGCTCGGCGGTTGCCGCGGTTCCACCGGGCCCAGCTCTATCGCTCCCGACGGAAAGCCCTGGGGCTCAAGGTTCCCGGCGATCACCATCCGCGACCAGGTCAATGCCGATCTCGCCGCGCTGGCCGCGCTAGGGATCACCGAGGTGGCCGCGGTGATCGGCGGCTCGATGGGTGGTGCACGGGCACTGGAGTGGATCGTCGGGCACCCGGACACCGTGCGCGCCGGACTGGTCCTGGCGGTCGGCGCTCGCGCCACCGCCGATCAGATCGGCACCCAGAGCACCCAGGTTGCCGCGATCAAGGCCGACCCGGACTGGAACGGCGGCGACTACTACGACACCGGCCGCGGCCCGGCCGCGGGTCTGGAGATCGCGCGACGCGTCGCGCACCTCACCTACCGCGGCGAGGCCGAGCTGGACTCCCGGTTCGGCAATGACGCCCAGGGCGACGAGGACCCCACCAACGGTGGGCGCTACGCCGTGCAGAGCTACCTGGAACATCAGGGCGGCAAGCTGGTGTCCCGGTTCGACGCCGGCACCTACGTCGCGCTCACCGACGCACTGAGCAGCCACGATGTCGGCCGCGACCGCGGTGGCGTGGAGGCCGCGCTGGCCGGCTGCCCGGTGCCGGTGCTCGTCGCGGGCATCACCTCCGACCGGCTGTACCCGCTGCGCCAGCAGCAGGAACTGGCCGACCTGCTGCCCGGATGCGCCGAACTGAAGGTTGTCGATTCGATCTACGGCCACGACGGGTTCCTGGTGGAGACCGAGGCGGTGGCTCCGCTGATCCGGCAGACCCTGGAAATCGCGTCCCGGTGA
- a CDS encoding bifunctional methylenetetrahydrofolate dehydrogenase/methenyltetrahydrofolate cyclohydrolase: MAATTLDGKSTRDEILDDLKGRVATLTAAGRTPGLGTILVGDDPGSQAYVRGKHADCAKVGINSIRRDLPADISQAALDETIDELNANPECTGYIVQLPLPKHLDENAALERIDPDKDADGLHPTNLGRLVLGKEAPLPCTPRGIVHLLRRFDVPIAGAHVVVIGRGVTVGRPLGLLLTRRSENATVTLCHTGTRDLAELTRQADIIIAAVGVPYMVTADMVKPGAAVVDVGVSRVEGKLTGDVAPDVWDVAGHVSPNPGGVGPLTRAFLLTNVVERAERA, from the coding sequence GTGGCAGCGACGACTTTGGACGGTAAGTCCACCCGCGACGAAATTCTCGACGATCTCAAGGGGCGGGTGGCCACCCTGACGGCCGCCGGCCGCACCCCGGGACTGGGCACCATCCTGGTCGGAGACGACCCGGGGTCGCAGGCCTACGTGCGCGGCAAGCACGCCGACTGCGCGAAGGTGGGCATCAACTCGATCCGTCGTGACCTGCCCGCCGATATCAGCCAGGCCGCCCTGGACGAGACGATCGACGAACTCAACGCCAACCCCGAATGCACGGGCTACATCGTGCAGCTGCCGCTGCCCAAGCACCTCGACGAGAACGCGGCCCTGGAGCGCATCGACCCGGACAAGGACGCCGACGGGCTGCACCCCACCAACCTGGGTCGGCTGGTCCTGGGCAAAGAAGCGCCGCTGCCCTGCACGCCGCGCGGCATCGTGCACCTGCTGCGTCGTTTCGACGTGCCGATCGCCGGTGCGCACGTGGTGGTGATCGGCCGCGGAGTCACGGTCGGCCGCCCGCTCGGCCTGCTGCTCACCCGTCGCTCGGAGAACGCCACGGTGACGTTGTGCCACACCGGAACCCGTGATCTTGCCGAGCTGACCCGGCAGGCGGACATCATCATCGCCGCGGTCGGGGTGCCCTATATGGTCACCGCCGACATGGTGAAACCCGGCGCCGCCGTGGTGGATGTGGGCGTCAGCCGGGTCGAGGGCAAGCTCACCGGTGACGTGGCGCCCGACGTCTGGGATGTCGCCGGTCACGTGTCGCCCAACCCCGGCGGGGTGGGCCCGTTGACGCGGGCATTCCTGCTGACCAACGTGGTGGAGCGCGCGGAGCGCGCCTAG
- a CDS encoding alpha/beta fold hydrolase: MTQRAPIHRGAGEPILMLHPFLCSQNVWRTVADQLADTDRFEVLAPTMVGHNGGSRAGTWLLDTAALVDDVERRMDQIGWETAHIVGNSLGGWVAFELERRGRARTLTAIAPAGGWSQHSPTKYETVLKFLAGGPALIAARLLGPRILDLPFGTRIATLPVSGPADGPSRADLVALVEDATHCTAYIQLLIKTLRLPGLLELAQVGVPTHLVLCEKDRVFPSPRGTKYFIENLPTDATVTRLPGLGHIPMLEAPGQITELIADFADQHTEREREAPPAG; this comes from the coding sequence ATGACCCAACGCGCACCCATTCATCGCGGAGCGGGTGAACCGATCCTCATGCTGCACCCGTTCCTGTGCTCGCAGAACGTCTGGCGCACGGTGGCCGACCAGCTCGCCGACACCGACCGCTTCGAGGTGCTGGCACCCACCATGGTCGGTCACAACGGGGGTTCCCGCGCGGGCACATGGCTACTGGACACCGCCGCACTGGTCGACGATGTCGAACGTCGGATGGACCAGATCGGCTGGGAGACAGCACATATCGTCGGCAACTCACTGGGCGGCTGGGTGGCCTTCGAACTGGAGCGGCGCGGCCGGGCACGCACCCTGACCGCCATCGCACCGGCCGGCGGGTGGAGTCAACACTCCCCCACCAAGTACGAGACGGTGCTGAAATTCCTGGCCGGCGGCCCGGCCCTGATCGCCGCCCGCCTGCTCGGGCCGCGCATCCTGGATCTGCCGTTCGGTACCCGGATCGCCACCCTGCCCGTCAGCGGGCCCGCCGACGGACCCAGCCGCGCGGATCTGGTCGCCCTCGTCGAAGATGCGACGCACTGCACGGCCTACATCCAGTTGCTCATCAAGACGTTGCGCCTGCCGGGCCTGCTGGAACTTGCCCAGGTAGGCGTGCCGACACACCTGGTGCTGTGCGAGAAGGACCGGGTGTTCCCGAGCCCGCGCGGAACGAAGTACTTCATCGAGAACCTGCCGACCGACGCGACGGTGACCCGCCTGCCCGGCCTGGGCCACATCCCGATGCTGGAGGCGCCCGGCCAGATCACCGAACTGATCGCCGATTTCGCCGATCAGCACACCGAGCGCGAGCGCGAGGCGCCGCCGGCGGGCTGA